One Niabella beijingensis DNA window includes the following coding sequences:
- a CDS encoding electron transfer flavoprotein subunit beta/FixA family protein, producing the protein MKILVCISKTPDTTAKIAFTDNNTKFDTAGVQWIINPNDEYYALVRAIELKEADASAVIHLVNVGGAESDAIIRKALALGGDEAIRVNAENLDSFGIASQIAHVAKENGYDLIFLGKETIDYNGSSVGGMVAELLDLPYISLATKFELNGTTATVTREIEGGEEICEVQLPVVVSCNKGMAEQRIPNMRGIMAARTKPLKVVEPVAADALTEIETFALPPAKAGVKLVEPDNVQELVRLLHEEAKVI; encoded by the coding sequence ATGAAGATATTAGTTTGTATTAGTAAAACGCCTGATACCACGGCAAAAATAGCTTTCACGGATAATAATACGAAATTTGATACGGCCGGTGTACAATGGATCATCAATCCGAATGATGAATATTACGCACTGGTAAGAGCTATTGAGCTGAAGGAAGCCGATGCTTCCGCCGTTATACATCTTGTTAATGTAGGCGGGGCAGAATCGGACGCAATCATCCGTAAGGCGCTGGCCCTGGGAGGCGACGAAGCCATCCGGGTAAATGCCGAAAACCTCGACAGTTTCGGGATCGCTTCACAGATCGCCCATGTGGCAAAAGAGAATGGCTACGACCTGATCTTTTTAGGAAAAGAGACCATCGATTATAACGGCAGCTCTGTGGGCGGAATGGTAGCAGAACTGCTCGACCTGCCCTATATTTCCCTGGCTACAAAATTTGAACTGAATGGCACCACAGCAACCGTAACCCGCGAGATCGAAGGCGGCGAAGAGATCTGTGAAGTGCAGCTTCCCGTTGTTGTAAGCTGCAATAAAGGAATGGCCGAGCAACGTATCCCAAATATGAGAGGGATCATGGCCGCCCGTACCAAGCCGCTGAAAGTAGTGGAGCCGGTAGCTGCCGATGCCCTGACAGAAATTGAAACCTTTGCCCTGCCCCCTGCAAAAGCGGGTGTGAAACTGGTGGAACCGGATAATGTACAGGAACTGGTACGCCTGTTGCACGAAGAAGCAAAAGTGATCTGA
- a CDS encoding tetratricopeptide repeat protein gives MSRIEKLEALLQENGSDAFLNHALGLEYVKAGNDAKAEGIFKQLLADNPDYVGSYYHLGKLLERNGAEQGAIAVYKKGMEIALKLGEQHAYNELRAACEYLEF, from the coding sequence ATGAGCCGGATTGAAAAATTGGAAGCGTTGTTGCAGGAGAACGGATCAGATGCATTTCTGAATCATGCATTGGGACTGGAATATGTAAAGGCCGGCAATGATGCAAAGGCAGAAGGGATCTTTAAGCAACTTCTGGCGGATAATCCGGATTATGTAGGCAGTTACTACCACCTGGGAAAGTTGCTGGAGCGGAATGGGGCGGAACAGGGGGCTATTGCCGTTTACAAAAAGGGAATGGAAATTGCGTTGAAACTGGGAGAGCAGCATGCGTATAATGAATTGAGGGCTGCATGTGAATACCTGGAATTTTAA